The nucleotide window CAGTGCATTAAAAGTGTTACGAACATcaaactgggaagaaaagcattTATTGATGCCAATGGGATGAAAATTCTTTACAACACTTCACAGGTAAGTTTATCCTgataggttttttttaagttgttggttttgcctttttggcTATGACCTCAAGTTTGTCATATCTCTTATGAGATTGAAGGTCATTCCTGATTATGGGAATAAGGGTTATATTCTGTACCCCACTGAGACATTGAAAGAGTATAGAATTAAATTTGTATTTGCTATTATTTTGCTGTGGCTATCTCTGGGAGGGGTGGTTGAACTTAGTTTTCAAAAAGCGGGAGTGAAAATACCTTTCTGTGGTGAAgtttggatttttaaagaaGGTGAATTTGAGTTGGCAGAAGTTTTTCTGTCCTTTGAAGAAGACATGAACCAAATTTTTTGTAAATAGTATATAAATGCAGTTTGACTTTCAATTTGAGAAatacttttctttattttgctgttaaCAGGAGTGCCTTGCAGTAAGAACTCTTGATCCTCTTGTCAATACATCCAGCCTAATAATGAGAAAATGTTTTCCCAAAAATCGTCTTCCTTTACCAACTATTAAAAGTGCTTTCCATTTTCAACTCCCAGTTATCCCAGCCAGTGGTCCTGTGGCTCAGCTGTACAATTTGCCTCCTGATGGTATGGTGATTTTTGCAGTACTTTGTCTTTGAGTGTGTCTAATTTTGCTTTATGGAAAGTGAAATCAATTACACTTATTTGTGTTCTCTGCTAAAAGGACTCTGAGACACTTCTCAACAAGAAAAGGGTCTGTGACTGTTGGTGTGGAGCACCAATTTCTAATGTTAAGTTTAAAGTGATAGAAATTTTGTCCAGACACATGTGGttatgaaataaataaacaagGACTGAAAGGTGATGTTCACCAAACTCTGAAGAGCAAAGAACAGGCTGTATTCAAACTTAAATCGTCTCTCCTTTCAACTCATGCAGTGTATACATTCTCCTATGTGGAATGTGTTGTAGTGTACATCCTGTCTTACAGGAGCTTGTatcccttcctttctttttgttacTTTGATAAGTTAGGATGTGATGAATTTAGATTAATGTTTGCCTTTTGAAGCACTGGCTTTTATATGTTATTGGGGTTATTCCTTCATTTGCATGATGAGAAAGTAGAGCTGCTTTTTTGGACTGTTGCAGCCTCTTAGAAAACACTGTACTGCAAAGCATTTATATGGTTCTTTGTAGAAAATCGATTCATCCCATTGTGAACACCTTTCATTATTTTCAGGTAATTAGTACACATTCCAAAAAGGTGTAGTATCTGACCTGGTAAGCAACTAATGAAGTTGCTCTCAGAAAGTTAATCTGAAATGAAGGGTCAGAGTAAACTTATTAATATCTTTTATTCATGGTATCTCCTGAAACAAAATGTGATTGGAGTCTGAAAGTAAGCTATCCTGTTGGGGCTCATGTGGGTCAGATTCCAGTAGTTCAAAGATTGTTTATGTTTTGTCTTCAAAGTAGGAAATAGATTTAGAAGTGTATTtcaaaacccacagaaattaAATCTCTGCTTGATACAGTAAATTGGTACTGTATAATACCTGTTTAGAAATGTCCTAGTTTACTAAAGTGAAGTAATGATATGACTTTTTAATAGGTTTGTTACCTGTTacaaaaagaagtgaaaaaccTAAAGGAAATAGCATACATAGTGCTTTAAAAGGAAGAAGTTCTATATTAAAAGGCatggggaatgttgggggatGGGTAGAGGTCTGGGTTTATTAAAAGTATAATCTTATATAGTCAATATTGTAAAAGCAGTACACGTAGTCATTTTGAGTACACTAAAAATCAGCATAATTTGTAAACCTCTGAATGAGCCTTTTAAGGACAATCAGCAAATTTTCTGTGTGGAAAGCACTATGTGAAAACTTAACTCCCCAGCACTAGTTTACTAGTtggttttcacatttttttcaaggagtacatgaaaaagaaaataaacctggAACATCAAAAATCTTCTTTGAGCATGTATAATTGGATTAAATGTATAATCTGTCTTACAAAACCTTTTTGTGTTGTAGTGGATGATGTAGTAGATGAAAGTGATGATAACGATGATGCTGAAACAGAATCAGAACTTGAAACTGAAATTGATGATGACAAGGACCAGCATTTTGAGGTTGGTAGAGACAAAATTAATAGGCAAAAGTCAGGTATAGCAATTTTTTAAGTTTCTTGAATATGATGAATAAGTGCATTTTAAGTGTTAGAAGcagtttttctgaaattaaaaaagctTCAGAAACTTAAAGAAGGTGGGTGCTGCTTGAACATATCAATCATTCTTGTTCAGATTGCTTCAAGATTTTTGTCAAAATTTGTTTGCTTCACACTTGATGTGTCTGGAGTGCAGTGGAACAGAACCACAGACTCTTTTAGCAGTGTTCTCTTCCCAACTTATACTTCTCTCAGCCTGCTTTTCTCACATAAGCTGGTCCATATGTAGGAGCTGCTCAAACCTTTTCCAGCATTCTGGGCTGGGGTTGACTAGATCAGTGTTTCAGCAAGGTAGCTGAAGTTCAGCCAGCTGTAGAGGTAGACATCATACCACTAACTGTTGTACCACTTAGGGGAGATATTCTCCTGTTCTCtagctgccagctgggacatGGATGAGTATTTAGTCAGAACTGccttattttgtatttttatgttATGTGTATTTAGGAGTTAATAGAATTGTCTGTCCATGAACTGGAAAAACATATTCAAGGATCTCATGAGCCCTGATGGAGGGAGTATCTTCCATAGAAGAAGTATTGCTTAGTCACTGCAATCAGATGAAGTCTTCACATTCCAAGTTCTGTGCTGGGAATATGCATGGATTTCATGTAAAATCTGATATCTGTGTATAATAAGTTTGgatgaaagcaagaaaattgaGATATTTGTAATACTGCTGTTGAAATGGAGGCTTAGGCATACTAAGCCTCCATATTTGTAATACTGCTGTTGAAATGGAGGCTTAGGCATAGGATAATACTGAGTAGTCTAAATCTTCATGGTGAAGGCTGCAGTTCAGCTACTTTTGAAATAGTggtattttatcttttaaagcATGGCTGTATCAGGAGTAAAGGTGAATGTTTCAAATTGATGTTGTAGAACATCATTAATTTTGGATGCAAGATTAATTTGTTCTCGTGACCTTTCAGAATGATGATATTGAGACTGATATTAATAAACTGAAACCtaagcaggagctgggaagatCCATAGAAGAACTGAAAATGTATGAGCAATTTTTCCCAGAACTTTCAGAAAACTTTCAGGTAAAGTATATTGTTCCCAGGACATTTCTAGCCATGTCAGGCTGATTCTGGAATGTACTTTGATGTTCTTTTTTGGGTGGATAGTTCCTCTAGCCAAGTATCATGGGTCTGCAGTTCAGGCCCTACATATGTGAGTAGTTTATCCTAGGTTGTTTAGTTAGGTGTTATGGTTGCTTCAGTTTTACTGAGGAGGGGGTACTGTGGGTAGGTATAAAGGAAAATTGTTTTATGATGTCTGATTATTGTATACAGCTGAAAGTAAAACAGTGAAGAAGGATGTGAGATTTCTGAGAGTCCTTAATTGTATTAGGCATTTCCTCGAATGCTGTTCCCCTACTTAAAATAGGTAGTTAAAATATCTGGGCAATTGCATTGActttattctttgtttttaatgaacTGCTGGTTATTGCTTGAAGGCCTTCTTGTAAGAGACAGACTTCATTGCTCTGATGCTTTATAACAGCTGTCAccttttaaattacatttaaaacaaGGAAAGACAAGTGTTTCTAATATACATGAAACTTGGGaactgtttaatttttaataagttttaaaattattttttcaccCTTGTTTTTAAAGGAATGGGACTTAGTTTCCAAGGAACCAAAGCCTTTTGTACCTGATGCAAATTTGAGTGGACCTATTGTTGTTCCTACAGCCAGTGAGGAGCACTCTGCTGAAGCAAACCCGTCAACAAAAGGAGCTACTTTAAAGGAGTGCAGTCTTTTATTGACAGAGGAATACAATAGAAGGCCAGCGTTTCTGGAACTACCAAAGAAAGATAACGTGAAAGGCAGTAGTTTACATCAGCAAAATGATCAAAGAAATATGCTTCCATCATGCCAGTGTCTAAGCCAAGACATTGTGAAAGGCTTGGACAGAATCAGTCTCCAGAACAGTGCAAAAAATGATCAAATGATCAGTACAGGGTGTGGAGctgagaaggaaagcaaagctaGCATTACCACACCTGCTTGTAGTAAACCCTGTGAGCATGTTTCACCCTGTGGAGGTAGTCTCTTTGAAGGATCATCTGTCCAGCTGGGAAAACTCTGCTGCACTGGAGTGGattcagaggaggaggaggattcCAGATCTAGTTCATCAGGAGAACATGCCATGCTTCAAGTTTCTGATATATCACCAGTTCATGACTGTGATCTTTATCTTGAAATGGTGAAGGACACGAAGTCTATTCCAGAATACTCAGAAGTGGCCTATCCAGATTATTTTGGCCATATTCCACCCCCATTCAGGGAACCTATTCTGGAAAGGCGGTATGGAGTGCAGAGGTGAGTTACCATACTCCATTTTTTGTTGCTTCCTTTGAGAAACAGTGTTTAGGATGAGATTAACctgatgatctccagaggtccctcccaggggagggagggatccCTCCCTAACTGTGGTTCTAATTAACAATCAATGTTACACTGTATGCTTGGGCATCTAGAACTGTTTCCAGTGAAAAGCAGTTTGAAGGTAGGTGAGTATGCATTGATCAGTGAAGAGCCATACAGAGGAACACAGTCTGATTCTGTTGTTGCCAATTCTGGAATTCAATTTCTAAATATGAATTTCAGTTcatattttccctttctgtccTCCCATCATTTTCCATGTAGTTTGCAAAATAACAAACCAACCTACAAAACCCACCAGAAACCAAACTAAAAAATCCTCACCTGAATGCTCCTTTCAGGACTTAGCAAAGATAAGACACTTAATAATTGAAAGATTCTTCACCTCCTTTCCATGCTGAACTAAAAATCTGTCTTTCAGGGAAATGTAGtggaaaaagttaaaaaattaatGCACTAAAGTGTTTGGCTTTAGTGTTCACAGTATAGAAGAATTTAGAGTTAACAAATGCAGAAGATACACTTTGTGTTAGGTCCTGCAGAATGACATACAACAAAAACATATCAACACTATtatatttcttcactgaaatatAATAGAAGATGATGAAGAGTTATGATATTCTTCAGAATAATTTGCAGAAGTGGTATGAAGAGCTGGCTAATATTACATAGTGAGTTACTGTAAAGACATGTGAGTACACTAGCAGAACATGTAGAGCTATGAGACCTTGCCACTTGCCTAATTATGAGACTGAATGCCTTCACCTTTATACTCATAACTATAACCAACTTAATGAGtttctttgtatttatatttagatattaaaatgaataagAGATTAAGGGTCTTTAGCTGGTTGAATGAAAATCCTTCAGCTGTTTCACACAAGTAATGAAAAAGTGATCTTTGTAGTGAAATGACAAGTGCTGGAACACTAATGACAAAATGAACATATTATTCAGTGTTGAAGGAGGAGAATCTTCCCTAGCAGGTTATTTATTAGCTAGATTCAGCTGATTTAGAAGGGAGATAGTCTTGAGTCAGGAATCATCTAAGAACTGCATATAAGCAAATCTTGCAAACCCTTATGTATGTTTTTGTATAATTAATAATTCTGAATTTccttgaataaaaaaaattgagtgAAGTCAGATACAGTTTGTCTCATTGTTAGATATAAAGTACTGGAAAATAAACAGTGTGATTTATGTTTTCTGTCCTGTAAGGGCTTAGTTACTGCTTATTTGGTAGGTCTTACTTAGAAATAAATAGTTGCTTTAATCCATCATGTAATCTGACAAAATATTTGTGGGGTCTAAGGTGTGACCTAAtggattttcttcttatttttattttagagcaATGTAggatttggaatttttttttttttttttagtcttgcAATGTGCCAggagattaaatatttttgaatttgtGCTTTGgagtgctttttctttctcgTTTAAATTTAGTAGCGTGTAATTATCACCAAATATCTCACTAATGGATTACTGTTAGGATAATTGAAATTGATTATAGTTGAAGTGTTTTATGCTACtctttttaagaagaaaattacaatatattatattttactaTATTTACTATTATATTACTATATATTATGTTTTACTATATTTACAATATATTAAAATAGCCTATAAATTTGgttatttctatttcttaaaaatttagttgggttggggtttttttctgtgtactTTAGTGTTTTCTAATCATCAGGATCCACAAAGGAGTAATCTCTAAGCACAGGGCTCAAATCAACAGTGTTGGTtctatatttctttttccttttaatttcctttaaatagTTTATCTTTGGGGTTTGGAACATGAAAATGTCTGCTGCTACTTCTCATGAGCATCTTGAATActatttcttctttgctttcatCTACACTGGTTGTGATAACGGTATTTAAATGATGgtattatttataaaatacttaCAATGGATTTTCATTGATGCATTTTGTCTTGGCAAAACTCCTGTGATATTAGGAATTGTTATGGCATTGTAGAGCTGAGGCATGCCAAGTTCAAATGAGTTTTCTAAGATCAAGTGTAAGGTTAAAAATCTGTAATTCTGTCCTGAGCTGAACCTATTCAGATGGATTCTGGTGAGTCAGCCTTGTCACAATCTTGTCAGTTGGACTTGAACTTGTGACTTCTTTTTCAGTTAATTTCAATTTAATACAATGTCCTAGAGTTGTGCACTTACCTTCTGTTTCTCATTTGTTAagagtatttattttaattaaattgagAATTTCCGGCCTGAATGTACTTTACCATTCTGTTTCTGTATTCTTCATTGTTAATctgcctccttttcttcttatTGCAGGTGCTGTGCAAGCTTttccacacagctctgccactaTTTTTCATTCTTGAACTGCAGCACATTCTTACTTTTCCAAGCCAGGACCTAGATACTGCTAGTTGTGCAATGGTTTTATGCTCTGGATAGGCATTTGGCTGACATCACCAAATTCCTTCTTATTTGTTACGTAGTCGATAAATGAACCTGATCTCCAGAGGTGAAAAGCTGGTTCACTAACACACTCACTGTACAAGCTACTCCCTAAAACTCTTTAATTTTGGTAATGGTAGGATTCATTTAAGTTACTAATGTTATCAAGTGTTAAAACATTAACATGAATAATGTTTGAgtaatttctgcttcttttatAAAGTATGAAACTGCAATTTTTCCTTCAGATAAAATCCAGTGAGGTGTGTGAATGAAAAGTGAGTTCCCTCACACAGATACTGGATTCAGGCAGCTCTGAATGCAAGTGTTTAAACTTAGCCTTGACTTTGTACACATAAGTGGGGGTGAAACTGAGGTCTGTCTGAACTATACCACTGTATTCATGTCAACTTCATTAGTTTTCCTGTATGAAGCAATTCCTCTTTTGTGATTGGAAACAGTAAGTGACAATTTAAGTGAgaactctgcttttcttttttaggaCAAAAATCTGTCAAGACATTGAAAGGCTGATTTATCAAAATGACATTATAGATAGAGTTGTGTATGACCTTGATAATTCGAGGTAAGTTTTTACCTTTCTGTAAACAATATTCAAGTAATAATCTAAGCCAGTTCTACTTTCTCTGTGATGTGACTCATAATATTTGCAGCAGATTTCATACAAAGTTTGATCTGACATAACAGTGATTTTGCTCTCTAGGCTGTATTTGGAGGAAGGATCAAAATAGTTTCTGAATTGACAAGTGAGGACTAAAATAAAGCTATTTGATTTAGCTATGtttgttttattcattttgGTCCCTTTTTCCACTCACAGTTGCTCTATACCAGAGGAGGCAGATCTTTTGAAGTTTAATTCCAAATTTGAATCTGGAAACCTGCGCAAAGTTATTCAGATCAGAAAGTAAGATATTTCAACTCTACTTTTCATGGTTTAGgccttttatttctgcttcttaCGATCACTGATCtgtttttgttaattttcagaaatgagTATGATCTAATTCTGAACTCAGATATAAATAGCAATCATTATCATCAGTGGTTCTACTTTGAAGTCAGTGGAATGAAAACTGGCATTGCTTACCGGTTTAACATCATCAACTGTGAAAAGTCAAACAGTCAGTTCAACTATGGTAAGATATGTTTCCCATTCTTTGAGaagaaatatgtaaaaaaatacCTGTGGTAGTCACCTCAGctgtttccttccctcctccacaGGATTAGCAGTATTCATGTTGTCAGTTGAAATCCTTTATTTTAATAGTATTGCTAGAAAATGTTTTGATAGCTGTGGTTAACAAGAAGAAATGCAACTTAAACCAAAGGCTGTcagttttttaaatgaagttttgtTATAAGTGAGGCCGAAGCAGAAGAAATCTACTGGTAAATGCAACTACAATTGCCTTAGGACCATTGGGCAGGGGAGGACAGCAACAAAACCTGTTGATTCACTCAGATCAAGAATTAATCCATTTTTGCATCGGGATAGATGTGAATGTTAGTGGCGACTTTCCAAAACAGTTTTGTCTTATTGATGGTAAGGAAAAATAAGTCTACTTTGAAATACTGGGGTTCTTAAGTGAACATTGCTGTCTCTAGTAAGTAGTGTTTGCACTGTGTGCCTCATTCAAATGTTTAGAAATGGCTGAAAATACCTTTCTTCCTCTTGTCTGGGGGTATGTATGTACTGTATGTCACTCAGCTTAAAACTATTTgaatttttcctgatttataTTATGAAATTTGTCCTttaagaaggaagaaattcctcctccCACCTCAGAAAAGCTTCAAACTTTTGTTACTGAGTAATATTGTATTCTCCTTTGTCATACACTTTCATCCCCATTGATAAAGTCCAAGAACACCAGGTAGTTTGACCAGTAGTAAGATGCTTTTCAGTTACTTACTAATCTTCATCAGtcagtttagatttttttttatgttgtgcATACttaataatttctaatttttttctaatttttagatttttttttaacacactGATTGAATCAGTCAGTGTGGTTGGCTGATAATCTAATAAATAATTATACTCAATTagtatgcatttttttctcctctaacTTCATATTAAGTATTCAATGTAAGTATACTACCAAAAAATAGACTTTAAAGAGTTACTTGTTAAAAAATTGTCCTGAAACTTCAgttatttttcagttatttacATGAATAGATGATAGCATCAATTTTTTGTGTACTCTGTGAAACCTTTTCATAGTAGGAGCTGGATGGAGCGGAACTGAACACTGCTTGTAGTCTACCATTCATGCAAACTGtcctggtttgagaggaagtgagtttttgggatgctgtggtcaaaccaataggtgctcagatttg belongs to Haemorhous mexicanus isolate bHaeMex1 chromosome Z, bHaeMex1.pri, whole genome shotgun sequence and includes:
- the AGTPBP1 gene encoding cytosolic carboxypeptidase 1 isoform X6: MNKAKASSEKSVSASSRTISLLSQLEKINSGSALGESDSARYVTSKILHLVQSQEKTRKEMTSKGSTGIEVILSTLENTRDPQTILNILNILIEIVSVGGGRRASVLVTKGGTQILLQLLLTASKDSPPNEELMVLLHTLLAKIGPKDKKIGMKARINGVLNISLNLVKHNLQNHRLVLPCLQLLRVYSTNSVNAVSLGKNGVVELMFKIIGPFSKRNTSLMKVALDTLAALLKSKTNARRAVDRGYVQVLITIYVDWHRHDSRHRYMLIRKGVLQCIKSVTNIKLGRKAFIDANGMKILYNTSQECLAVRTLDPLVNTSSLIMRKCFPKNRLPLPTIKSAFHFQLPVIPASGPVAQLYNLPPDVDDVVDESDDNDDAETESELETEIDDDKDQHFENDDIETDINKLKPKQELGRSIEELKMYEQFFPELSENFQEWDLVSKEPKPFVPDANLSGPIVVPTASEEHSAEANPSTKGATLKECSLLLTEEYNRRPAFLELPKKDNVKGSSLHQQNDQRNMLPSCQCLSQDIVKGLDRISLQNSAKNDQMISTGCGAEKESKASITTPACSKPCEHVSPCGGSLFEGSSVQLGKLCCTGVDSEEEEDSRSSSSGEHAMLQVSDISPVHDCDLYLEMVKDTKSIPEYSEVAYPDYFGHIPPPFREPILERRYGVQRTKICQDIERLIYQNDIIDRVVYDLDNSSCSIPEEADLLKFNSKFESGNLRKVIQIRKNEYDLILNSDINSNHYHQWFYFEVSGMKTGIAYRFNIINCEKSNSQFNYGMQPLMYSVQEALLCRPCWTRVGTDICYYKNHFSRSSIAAGGQKGKSYYTITFTVTFQHKDDVCYFAYHYPYTYSTLKMHLRKLESMHNPQQIYFRHDVLCKTLAGNSCPLVTITAMPESSYYEHICQFRNRPYIFLSARVHPGETNASWVMKGTLEYLMSNSPNAQSLRESYIFKIIPMLNPDGVINGKSTVIIMVILAKRMYLCMAAVSKRQCGIQVLVLPLAT
- the AGTPBP1 gene encoding cytosolic carboxypeptidase 1 isoform X7 — protein: MLIRKGVLQCIKSVTNIKLGRKAFIDANGMKILYNTSQECLAVRTLDPLVNTSSLIMRKCFPKNRLPLPTIKSAFHFQLPVIPASGPVAQLYNLPPDVDDVVDESDDNDDAETESELETEIDDDKDQHFENDDIETDINKLKPKQELGRSIEELKMYEQFFPELSENFQEWDLVSKEPKPFVPDANLSGPIVVPTASEEHSAEANPSTKGATLKECSLLLTEEYNRRPAFLELPKKDNVKGSSLHQQNDQRNMLPSCQCLSQDIVKGLDRISLQNSAKNDQMISTGCGAEKESKASITTPACSKPCEHVSPCGGSLFEGSSVQLGKLCCTGVDSEEEEDSRSSSSGEHAMLQVSDISPVHDCDLYLEMVKDTKSIPEYSEVAYPDYFGHIPPPFREPILERRYGVQRTKICQDIERLIYQNDIIDRVVYDLDNSSCSIPEEADLLKFNSKFESGNLRKVIQIRKNEYDLILNSDINSNHYHQWFYFEVSGMKTGIAYRFNIINCEKSNSQFNYGMQPLMYSVQEALLCRPCWTRVGTDICYYKNHFSRSSIAAGGQKGKSYYTITFTVTFQHKDDVCYFAYHYPYTYSTLKMHLRKLESMHNPQQIYFRHDVLCKTLAGNSCPLVTITAMPESSYYEHICQFRNRPYIFLSARVHPGETNASWVMKGTLEYLMSNSPNAQSLRESYIFKIIPMLNPDGVINGNHRCSLSGEDLNRQWQNPNPDLHPTIYHAKGLLQYLAAIKRLPLVYCDYHGHSRKKNVFMYGCSVKETMWHTSLSAASCDLMEDPAYRALPKILSQTAPAFCMGSCSFVVEKSKESTARVVVWREIGVQRSYTMESTLCGCDQGKYKGLQIGTRELEEMGAKFCVGLLRLKRMSSPLEYSLPSSLLDIENELIESSCKVTSTGKACAPGELCCSVNECHGPTGDSSVRTPRMLKGPMFLSQEGKMRKLVIKRKNPEQTKITPLHMSWMKMSLASLKKLITAQRVMMKTLN